Within Halobacterium jilantaiense, the genomic segment AGACCGATCACTGCCTGATTCAGTCGCAGCGGGTACGTGACCAGCGGGTCTTCGAGTGACTCGTCGAGCGCTGCATCGGACCCGATGGTCGGGACGGCGTCGAGGTCGGCGTACGCGAACAACAAGTCGTCGGCGGCGGTCCTCAGCCACTCGCCGTACGGGAGGTCAGTCGCCGGGTCGAACGACGCTGTCGTGGCGTTATCGGTTGTGCTGTCGCCGTCGGTGTCCTCACGGCCGAGACAGCCGGCCGCTGCTGCCATCGCAGCACCGACACCGAGTACGAACCGGCGTCGACTCTGGTTGGGTTGCGTCTCGCCACTGTCGCTGGTCGAACGCGGAGACGTGTCTGGGGAGCCGGTCACACGAGAGGGTAGGGTATGCTGGATAACAAGCTCCCGAGCGTGGTTTCAGACCCAGCAACAGCGACGGACACAGCTTGTCAGGGTTCTCTCGGCCGCGTCGAGCGTGGGAGTATCACTCGCCGGTAGACGAGGAGGAACGTCGTCGGGGGAAGATTGAATCGCGTCGAGGACAAGTCCCGGGTAGTGTCGATAGACGACCTCAGCGCCGAACAGAAAGACATCGTAACGCAGTATCTCTTCTGGACCGCGGTCGCGGTCGTCGCGGGGTACGTGATGCTCGTCGTCCTCTAATCGGTGGACACCGAGGCCGAGGTGACCCAGCCGGGTCGACGAGAAGACTCGGCCAGAAGAACACCGCCGCTACCCGTCGACCGTCGCTTCGAGTTCCCCGTCGTCGACCGTGACCGAGACGCTGTTCACAGTCGCTTCGTAGCGATTTCGGTGGTTGCCGTCCTCGGCGACAGTGAGTTCGGCTGTGGCGAGTCCGGCATCGACGAGCGTGTTGAGGCGACGGTACACGGTCGCGCGGGAGACGTCGAGTTCCTCGGCAATCGACTGCCCGCACTTGGGTGCGGCAGCGATGGCTTCGAGCGTCTGGCGCGTGTGTTCGTCGCCGAAGAGGTCGAGGAGCTCCTCGGTCGACGGGTCTGGTTGGGTGGCCTGCGTCTCCTGACTCGGACCGCGCAGCGTAGCGTGAGTCGACATACTACGTTGGACGGCGGAGATCGAGTTGGGTTCTGCTGCCAGCTATCCAGACTGCGGAACGCAGCGCACTCTAGTTATGCAGACGGCCCCTGTGAGGAAAAGCCAACCAGTTATAGTCACAGAGAGTCGACAGTACGACAACAGCCCTGCCAGCATGACGGACTCCGAATCCTCCGCGGACGTGCGCGCTCTCGTCGTCGACGACGAGAAAGAAGTGGCCGACGCGTACGCGCTCCGCCTCCGTGGGTTCTGCTCGTTCGAGACCGCGTACGACGGCAGAGACGCCCTCGCCGTCGTCGAGGACGAAACGATAGACGTCGTGTTGCTGGACCGTCGCATGCCGGGGTTGTCGGGCGACGAGGTGCTCGCCGAACTCGACGACCGCGACTACCGGGGTCGCGTCATCATGGTCACCGCGATCGACCCGGAGCTCGACGTCCTGGAACTGCCGTTCGACGACTACCTCTGCAAGCCGGTCGACCAGGAAGACCTCCGGGACGCAGTCGACCAGCAGCGGCGCGTGCTCGCGTACGACCTGCTCGGCGAGTACTTCAGCGCGCAATCGAAACGCGAGGTCATCGAAGCCGAACTGCCGCCGGAGACACGCACGAACCACGAAGGCTACCAGTCGGTGTCGACACGCGCGGACACGCTGCGAGAACGCGTGGGCCGACTCCTCAACGACACCAGTGCGCTCGACGCGTTCGAGAGTATCGACCGCGGCAAACTCTGAATCACTGGCGTTCGCCGTCAGCCTCGAAGTACGCGTCGAGGAGCTTCCGCTGTCCGGTACGGAGATGGTGGAGCAGCGTCGACCCCGTGATGTCCAGCGAATCACCGACCTCCTCGGCGGTGCTGCCACGCGGTGACTCGAAGTAGTCGGCGAAGTACGCCGTCCGGAGCACCGTCTCCTGGCGTTCAGTCAGCTCGTCACCGACCTCGTCGCGGAACTCCCTGCTCGTCGACACCGAGTGTTCCCGTTCGCGTTTCGCTGTGACGCTCACGTCGTACTCTCGGGTGACCGCGTGCACCATCCGTCGAACGTCACTGCTCGCCGGTAGCTCGACGACGAGGCGGCCACTCCCGGACTCGAATTCCGCGGCTCGGACCGTGCCCCCGAGCGAGGTGACTGTCACCAGCGGGGTCTTCCCGGTCACCGCGAGTTCTAGTCGGCTGCTGGGGTCGGCTCCGACGACGCGGCCGCGAGTGATACCCGCCGTCTCTTCGGCAGCGGCCGCCACCGCGGCCGCGTTCGCGTCGTCCGCCGAGACGTAGCACAGGAGTTCGTCCGCCTGCTCGGCGACGAGCCCATCGAGACTAAGCGTCGTGTCGGCACGTCGACTCAGCGACGCCAATGCCGTGTCACTCACGTCGAAGACGACCTCTGTCACCGTGTCCGAGAGCAAGAGACTCCGGTTCCGCGCTGCGGTCACGGCGAACCCAGCGACCTCCCCCAGCGTCTCGAAGCTGGTGCGCTCGCGCTCGGACACCGTGTCGAACTCGTCCGTGTAGACGCCGACGACGCCGTGGACGTTCGACCCGTATCGGAGCGGGATGGCCAGCGCCGACTGGACGCCGTCTGCGAACGCCGCTCGCCGTACCGGTCTCGGCACCTCGGGGTTCTCGGGGAGTTCCTGTCGGACTTCCAGTTGTCCCGTGTCGACGGCGACCTCCTCCGGGGTCTGCTCGCTGTCCGCGAGCGCGTCACGGACGGCGTCGAACGTTCTCTCGGTGTCGTCCGCAGCAGCACGGACTTCGAGTTCGTCGCCATCGACCGCGCGCTCGCCGACCCACGCGACCGTGAACAGTTCGGCCGCACCGAATGCCGCACAGATTGCGTCCGCAATCTCGTCACGGGACTGCGCACCGACGAGCCCCCGGAGCACGTCTGCGAGCACCCCCTCGACGACGGCGGTGCGGTCGCGTTCCGCCCGGAGGCGGCTCATCGCTTGTTCGCGACGCCGCCGGTCGGTCACGTCGGCCACGTAGACGGCCGCAGTCGTTTCGCCCGGCACCACCGTCACCGAGAGCCACTTGTCGGGTCCGGGATAGTACTGCTCGAAGTCGGTCTCGTCGATGGATTCGTCGGCGAACGCGGCGCGTAGGGGGTCTTCGACGGATTGCGGAAACGCGTCCGAGAGGGCGTCCCCGACTGGACTATCCGTAACGAGGGTGTCCCGGACGGCGTCGTTGGCCGCTGCGATGATGCCGTCCTCGTTCACTTCGAGAACGCCGACTGGCGCACCGCGAAGGTGGTCATCCATCGCAACCGGCCTCTGTGAGCAGTCGACCCGTGTCAGTCGTGCTAGCGTTCAGCATCGGATTTCGAAGCGCGCACCGCCGTGTTCGGATTCGGTGACCGAGACCTGCCAGTCGTGCGCCTCGACGATGCGTTCGACAATTGCCAGGCCCAGCCCGGTTCCCTGTTCCGTTCGCGTGTACCCCGGTTCGAAGACCGTCTCCCGTTCGGACGGTGGAATCCCGTTGCCGTCGTCGGCGACGTAGACGCCGTTCTCGAGCGCGCCGACGGTCACCGTAATCGCCGCGCTCCCGTCGTCGGTCTGTCGCTCGCGGGCCCCGTCGCGGTGACCGTGTTCGACAGCGTCCTGCCGAGCCTGCGAGTCAGGACTCGTCGAGCCGTGCTCTACGGCGTCATCGGACTGCTCTGCAGTCCGATTGCGTGTCGAACCATGTTCGACAGCGTTCCGGAACAGGTTCTCGAACACTCGGCGGACGCGTCCCGGGTCGGCAGTCACTCGTGGGAGCGCGTCGGTGCTGTCGAGTTCGGCCGACTGCGTATCGACCGACTCCCACGCGTCGGCGACTGCTTCGGCCACGTCGACGTCCGGTTCCGGCTGCACGACCGCGTCCCCGCGTGCGAGCGTCAGAACATCCTGAATAAGTTGCTCCATTCGGTCGTGAGCCCGGGCCGCGGCGTCGAAGTGCTCGCTGTCTCCCGTCTCTTCGGCCGCTCGAAGCCGCGCCTTCGCCACGTCCAGCGGGTTCCGGAGGTCGTGCGTGAGTGCGCTCGCAACGGTCCCGATACCCACCGAATCACCGCTTGCTCGCTCGCGTTCCACCGGTGAGAACACCAGAAACGGGCCGGATTGCTCGCCGACAGACCGCTGCAGGTGGTACGTCTGCGTCCCGTCCTGCGTGCTGAGCGTCGTCTCCACGCTGTCCCCGCGGACGACTCGGTCGACTGGGGGGCTGTCACTCGCGCTCAGTGTCGCAAGCAGGTCCTCAATCGGCGTTCCAGCCGCAGCGTCTCCGAACGCGTCCCCGAACGCGTCGTTGGTCGCTGTGACCGTCAGTCGGTCGTCTGCCTCGGTGTAGCGCACGACTGGCTGCGGAAGCGCGTCGATGGGAATCGAGACGCGCTCGTCGGCGGTCATCACGCAGTCCCTCCCTCGGTATCGACCGCCGCCGTCCGCTGCGGCACGAGAGCGCCACTCGGCATACGTCAGCGTTGAACGGGGAGCCTCATTTAACGTTACTCCATGATTCCGAGTCTGCAACAGCCCCGGAAACGAACCGCGACGACACCAGACCGGGGTGGAAACGCGTCTCTGTCTCTCCTACGTTCGCGGAGAGCAGAGCCTCGACGGCCGACAGGCTACAGTTCCTCGTGCGGCTGGACCACGACGAACCCGCTGGCACCGTCGAAGTCCATCTGGAAGCGCTCACCGGACTCCTGACCGACCATGTCCGAGAGGTTCGTGTTCACCTCGACCTCGGGTGAGACGCCACTCCACGCGACCGTCGCGCTCGGGTCGGTCGACACCGGCGGTTCGAGAACGACCGGGTCACCGTGCGTGGTAATCGCGACTGTCCCGGGGCCTTCGAGATAGACGTTGGTGAAGCCGCCTGCGAACGAGCCGGCCAGACTGTCGATGGTGCTGATCTCGTAATCGACGCCGTCCTCGAACGCGAGTACGTCTTCGCCGTTGACTGTGATGGCCTCACCGGCGTCGAGCTGCAGGACCTGTATCTTCTTCTGCTGGTCCGCGAGATAGACGTCTCCCTGCCCCTCGACAGTCATGACCGGCGTCCCTTCGCCGCTCGCGGCTTCCTTGAGGAATCCCTTGATTCCGCCTTCGGCTGAGGCCGAGCCGGTAAACGAGAGGTCTCCCGTGAACGCCACCATCGACCCTGCTTTTGCCACCAAGCTCCCGTCGACGGCGACGTCGAGCAGGTACTGGTTCTCGAGCTGGAACTGCTCGTCGCTCTCCGTCGGTCCGTGTTCGGACGTGAACTGTGAGACGTCCATACGCTATCGCACTGCGGGCCGCCGGATAAATCCAGACCCGCTGTTTCAGCGCCAGCGAGCGAGCCCGTGAGCCACTCCGTTCAGAGTTGTCCCTAACCACCAGCTTCTTGTCGGCACTGCGAGTCAGTTCTGACTCGAACCAGAAGCGATGGCCCTCCTCTCGACGCTCGCGTCGGTCACTGCACTCGCGACAGCCAGTGCGCTGTTCGGGTACGGCACGTGGCGGACGGCCCAGAACCGCGAGCGACCGAGCGCGGGCCCGCTGCTCGCAGTGCTCGGCCTGCTAACGGTGTGGGCGCTCTTCGCACTCGGGAGTGTACTCCCCGTCCTGTCCGAACTCGACGTCGTCTCGACTGTGTTCTCCCTCGGTCATCTCGGTGCCGGGATTGTCTTCCCCGGCGTCTGGGTCGTGTACGCGCTCAGCTACACCGGTCGCGGGAGCGGACTGAACGTGTGGCGGGTCGCGCTGTTCGTCCCGCTGGTGGTTCCGGCCGTGTTGAGTGGGGTCGTTCTCGCCGTCATGGAACCGGGAGAGTCGGCCGAGGTGCTGCTCGCCCCGCTGTTCGGAACGATACTGTTCCACGCCGTTGCCCTCCTCGTATACGGGGTGTACCGTCTCGTCAGATTCGGGTGGAGCCACCCGCGAATCGCCGAGCGACAGGTGGCTGTCGTGACCGGGGGCATCACTGCACCCTATCTCCTCGTCGTGCTGTGGGACGGGTCGGTTCTCAGGGGTACGGACATCGGGCTGCTCGCCTCGGGCCTGCTGTTGGTCGCCGCAGTCCGCCGCTACCCGGTCGCGTCGGGCTTCCCGGAAGCCGACCACGTCGCCCGGACCCGAGTCGTCGAAACGCTCCAGGAAGCCGTCCTCGTCCTCGACTGGGACGACCACGTGCTCGACGTGAACGACACGACAGCCGAGTGGTTCGGAACCACCGCGGACGCGATGGTCGGCGAGTCCGTCCACGGGGTCGTCGGCGGGCTCGCCGACACCGACCTCGCGGCGGGCGCGACAGGGCGAGTGTCACTGCAGACGGCGCGGGGCCGCCGCCGCTTCCAGTACAGCGTCTCCGCCGTCACCGACGCGTCAGACGGCGACGCGGGAGAGGTCGCGCGAACGCTGCTGCTGCGGGACGTGACGGGGAGCGTGACCCGCCAGCAGCGATTGACGGTGCTCAATCGAATCCTGCGACACAACGTCAGAAACAATCTGGATGCCGCGCTGGCGTACGCCGACCGCGTGACCGACGACGAGATGCGCGAAGGAATTACGGACAACGTGCGGGAGACGCTGGACGTCGCGTCGAAAGCCCGGGACGCGGAGGAAGTGATGAACTCGGTGACCGACGACTCGGAGCCGGTTCGGCTGGCCGACGTGGCAGCCACAGTCGCCGACCAGTTTCGGACCGGTGAGTACGCGGGCACAGTCTCGGTCACGTCTGTCGACGAGCCCGTCGTCCAGTCACACCGGTCGGTGGTTCGGCGCGTTCTCGTCGAACTCGTCGAGAACGCGTTCGTCCACAGCAGCGATTCGGTCGCAGTCGAGGTCGTCGTCCGTGACTGTGACGGCGAGTGGGCGGAAATCGTCGTCGCCGACGACGGTCCGGGAATCCCCGAGGAGGAGCGCGCAGTGCTCGCGTCCGGGACCGAAACGCAACTCGAACACGGCCACGGTATCGGGCTCTGGTTCGTGACGTGGGCCGTCACACGGCTGGGCGGCACAGTCGACTTCGAGGAGAACGACCCGTCGGGGAGCGTCGTCACCGTTCGTCTCACTGCGTCTGGGAACCGTCAGTCGGCGTGACGCGGGCCGTCTCGCTCGTCAGTCGTCCGCCTTCGACACGGCACCCGAGTGGCGCGTCTGCGCGGTGTCGAACCCGCGCGCCCCACACCACGCGAGTATCGAGAGGCAGCCGAGCAGCGGGACAGAGACCACCGTGAGCGACGACGTTGCGACCGCCGAGACGGACTGCTGGACGGCCGTCGGCGTCCCGGCCGCGGCCAGCACCGCGCTGACCTGGGCTGGCTGTATCGGGAACGAGAGCGCAGCGAACCCGGCGAAGAGCAGCGGCTGGTGACGACCAGTGTCGAGGTAGAACAGACAGAGCACGGGGAAGTACAGGTAGAGAACGTACGTCGTGTTCGACGCCGGGGACACGACCAGTATCGCGGTGAGGAACGCGAGAAACGTCGCGAGGCGGTCGGCGACCGTCGCTCCGCTGTTCGCGGCGCGCCACAGAACTGGTGTCACTAGCAGCACCGAAACCACGATGTACGTCACCGGCGGGACGGGCGGTAACAGCTGTGAGAGCGGCCGCGACAGGGACATCGCGAAGAAGTTCGGGGAGACCGTCTCGGCGAAGGCGTCGAGGCGGCTCCGGGAGGCAAGTACCGTCAGGAAGCGCCGGTAGGAGTCGACGCCGAAGAGGACGGCACCGACCGCGAGCCCAGTCACGCCCGTCGCAGTCGCGGCGGCAAGCGCCCGCCAAGCACGCCGATAGAGGAGCCACACGCCCAGAGCCGCGGGGAACATTTTCACGAGTGCTGCGGCTCCGAGCAGGGTCCCAGCGGCTGACTCCCGGCCGTACTCGAGAGCGAGGAACGCGGACGCTAGGGCCAGTGCGACGAGTGTGTCGACTTGGCCGAGGCCGAGCGAGGCGGCGACCGGCGCGCTGCCGACACAACATCCGGTAATCAGGAGGCGGTCCGAACTCGGAAGCCGACCCCGCTGGCGCTCGACGACGTGGACGACGAGAGCCGCGACGCCGAGCGCAGCAGCGACGTTGACCACTGACTGGAGCGCGAACGCCACCAGCCAGTTCTCGACTGGGGCCAGCGGGAGGAACACGAGCACAGACGGCGGCGGATAGACGTACGTCACGCCCGTGATGCCGGTGTCGACGCCGACGAAGGAGCTGCCAGTTAGTGCTGCCGACGCAGCGGCGTAGTAGGCGTGGAAATCCCAGCCGAGGTACGTGGTCGGTGCAAGCACGAAGAAGTACAGCGGCACCAGCAGCCCGCCTGCGATACTCGCGAACAGGAGGGCTCGTCTCGGGTCCAGCCGGGAGAGACGGCGAATAGTGGAGGAGCCGATCAGGCGGCGGTTGGGCATCTTGTGGCGCTGCGACCCCCAGGGGGTTAAGAAGCGACGTGGTGTTGCAGGGGTAGAGAATTTGGTAGACACGCCGGCCTCGCCCGCCCCAATCTGGCGCGTTTCACCGCCGTGTTCGACGCGGAGTCTCACCACGGGGGAGACGCACACGGACGACACTGCCTTCGGAGTCGTTCGCTTCGATGGAGATCTCGCCGCCGAGTCGCGTCACGCTCCATTTGACGAGCCAGAGCCCGATGCCGTGGCCGTGTTTGAGCTGTGCTTCCGTCTCCTCGAACAGCACCTCCCGCTCGTGGTCGGGGATACCCGGACCGTCGTCCGCGACGACCACCGCTACCATCTGCTCTCCGCTCGCTCGGACAGTGATTTCGACACGAGCTGGCGGCTCCTCCGTGTGTGTCACTGCGTTCTCGACGACCTCCGAAATCAGCGTGCGGACGACCGTTCGATGCGACAGAATCGATACCTCACTCGGACTGTCGACGGTTACCTCACGGTCGGTCGCTTCCGACCGGTATTCGTCCGCGACATCGTTGACAACAGCGACGAGATCGACGCGCTCCGGCCTCCCCGTACTCGTGTCCATTATCCGCTCTGCCTCTCTGGCTTTGTCACTGAGTTCGACGAGCTCGGTCGCGCTGTCACGAATTCCGGTCCGTAATGGCTCCTCGCTGACGTGCCCGGCGTTCGCGAGGACGACGTCGAGCTGGTTCCGGACGTTGTGGCGTAGAATACGATTGAGGACGGTGAGGCGCTGCTCCCTCGTCTGCCGCTCGGTCACATCTCGAAGAACGACTGCGCGAGCCACCGGGTCGGCCTCGTCTGGGTCTTCGTTCTGCGCATCGACAGCCGACACGCTGTACTGGAACCGGCGGCGACCGTCCACTGTAGTGAGTGTCACGAGTCCGGTCTCACCCGATGAGAGGTCAGCGTCCGCCAGACCGTCCGCAACGGACTGAACCGGCTCCCCCACTACGTCCTCTGTCGACGCGCCGAAGAGTTGCGCCATCGACTCGTTGGCGTCGACCACTTTCCCCTCCCAGCTGAGTACCACGACGGCCTCCTGAAGCGATTCGACGACGCGGGTCCGTGCGACGGACTCGGACGCTGGAAACCCAGTCAGCACCGGATATCGGCGCACCGCAAGCGTGAACAGCACACCAGACACCAGCAGCCCGGTGGTCGCGCCGCTGTCGACGATGCCCTGTCTCCCGAGCACGGTATCCAGATACGGTCCGCTTATCGCGCCCAGTAGCGCCACGACCTGCGCCGTCGGAAGCGCCGCATGCCGGTAGCCGAGCCGAGCGAGCACGAACGAGCCGTAGACCAGTGACGCGAGTATGTAGAAGAGCGCGGCGGCGAGCAGCGACAGCAACACAGCCAGTATCAAACTCCCCTTAGCTTCGGCCGGGTCCGAGACGATGACAGCCATTATCGCGATGCCGAAGACGACGGGGAGGGCCGCACCGGAGAGGATGAGCAGTCGCCGACGCGTCAACTTCGTGCCTCGACCAGCATACCCGAGGACGTAGACAGTCCACGCGACGGGAGCGAACAACGCCGGGAAGAGACTCGTGAACTCGATCGCGTCGGCCGCCTGCTGCCCCCAGAGCAATCCGCCGAACTCGCCACCGAGAGCCGCGACAGCCCACGCAGTCAGCGCACCGATGGTCCACGCGAACATGGAGGCGTTCGGACGATTCCGGTTCCGGTAGACCGTCAGAGTCGTCCAGCCCAGCAGGCCTGCTGCCGTCGCGTCGAGCGCAATCGCGCTGACTGTCTCGCCCAGCGGCATCAGTGTTCATCCCGAAGAGTGGTCGAAGAAGCACTTGACGGTACCGAACAGGGCATCCAGCAGGAACGGTGATAGAAGCAAGCCCTCGAATCCCGTCTGAATACGAGCTGCGAACCTAGCACGTAGTGGACCGGTAATCGAACGGCCGAACTTGGTCAGTACCGTCTGCGAGCTGTCCGCAACGGCAGCTAGCAGATGGAGTACGAAGCGAAGAGTGCTCCATCATCTCGGATTCGTGCGAACGCGT encodes:
- a CDS encoding glycosyltransferase family 87 protein gives rise to the protein MPNRRLIGSSTIRRLSRLDPRRALLFASIAGGLLVPLYFFVLAPTTYLGWDFHAYYAAASAALTGSSFVGVDTGITGVTYVYPPPSVLVFLPLAPVENWLVAFALQSVVNVAAALGVAALVVHVVERQRGRLPSSDRLLITGCCVGSAPVAASLGLGQVDTLVALALASAFLALEYGRESAAGTLLGAAALVKMFPAALGVWLLYRRAWRALAAATATGVTGLAVGAVLFGVDSYRRFLTVLASRSRLDAFAETVSPNFFAMSLSRPLSQLLPPVPPVTYIVVSVLLVTPVLWRAANSGATVADRLATFLAFLTAILVVSPASNTTYVLYLYFPVLCLFYLDTGRHQPLLFAGFAALSFPIQPAQVSAVLAAAGTPTAVQQSVSAVATSSLTVVSVPLLGCLSILAWCGARGFDTAQTRHSGAVSKADD
- a CDS encoding ATP-binding protein, whose amino-acid sequence is MALLSTLASVTALATASALFGYGTWRTAQNRERPSAGPLLAVLGLLTVWALFALGSVLPVLSELDVVSTVFSLGHLGAGIVFPGVWVVYALSYTGRGSGLNVWRVALFVPLVVPAVLSGVVLAVMEPGESAEVLLAPLFGTILFHAVALLVYGVYRLVRFGWSHPRIAERQVAVVTGGITAPYLLVVLWDGSVLRGTDIGLLASGLLLVAAVRRYPVASGFPEADHVARTRVVETLQEAVLVLDWDDHVLDVNDTTAEWFGTTADAMVGESVHGVVGGLADTDLAAGATGRVSLQTARGRRRFQYSVSAVTDASDGDAGEVARTLLLRDVTGSVTRQQRLTVLNRILRHNVRNNLDAALAYADRVTDDEMREGITDNVRETLDVASKARDAEEVMNSVTDDSEPVRLADVAATVADQFRTGEYAGTVSVTSVDEPVVQSHRSVVRRVLVELVENAFVHSSDSVAVEVVVRDCDGEWAEIVVADDGPGIPEEERAVLASGTETQLEHGHGIGLWFVTWAVTRLGGTVDFEENDPSGSVVTVRLTASGNRQSA
- a CDS encoding sensor histidine kinase, with translation MTADERVSIPIDALPQPVVRYTEADDRLTVTATNDAFGDAFGDAAAGTPIEDLLATLSASDSPPVDRVVRGDSVETTLSTQDGTQTYHLQRSVGEQSGPFLVFSPVERERASGDSVGIGTVASALTHDLRNPLDVAKARLRAAEETGDSEHFDAAARAHDRMEQLIQDVLTLARGDAVVQPEPDVDVAEAVADAWESVDTQSAELDSTDALPRVTADPGRVRRVFENLFRNAVEHGSTRNRTAEQSDDAVEHGSTSPDSQARQDAVEHGHRDGARERQTDDGSAAITVTVGALENGVYVADDGNGIPPSERETVFEPGYTRTEQGTGLGLAIVERIVEAHDWQVSVTESEHGGARFEIRC
- a CDS encoding winged helix-turn-helix domain-containing protein, whose protein sequence is MSTHATLRGPSQETQATQPDPSTEELLDLFGDEHTRQTLEAIAAAPKCGQSIAEELDVSRATVYRRLNTLVDAGLATAELTVAEDGNHRNRYEATVNSVSVTVDDGELEATVDG
- a CDS encoding ATP-binding protein, which gives rise to MPLGETVSAIALDATAAGLLGWTTLTVYRNRNRPNASMFAWTIGALTAWAVAALGGEFGGLLWGQQAADAIEFTSLFPALFAPVAWTVYVLGYAGRGTKLTRRRLLILSGAALPVVFGIAIMAVIVSDPAEAKGSLILAVLLSLLAAALFYILASLVYGSFVLARLGYRHAALPTAQVVALLGAISGPYLDTVLGRQGIVDSGATTGLLVSGVLFTLAVRRYPVLTGFPASESVARTRVVESLQEAVVVLSWEGKVVDANESMAQLFGASTEDVVGEPVQSVADGLADADLSSGETGLVTLTTVDGRRRFQYSVSAVDAQNEDPDEADPVARAVVLRDVTERQTREQRLTVLNRILRHNVRNQLDVVLANAGHVSEEPLRTGIRDSATELVELSDKAREAERIMDTSTGRPERVDLVAVVNDVADEYRSEATDREVTVDSPSEVSILSHRTVVRTLISEVVENAVTHTEEPPARVEITVRASGEQMVAVVVADDGPGIPDHEREVLFEETEAQLKHGHGIGLWLVKWSVTRLGGEISIEANDSEGSVVRVRLPRGETPRRTRR
- a CDS encoding bacterio-opsin activator domain-containing protein, translated to MDDHLRGAPVGVLEVNEDGIIAAANDAVRDTLVTDSPVGDALSDAFPQSVEDPLRAAFADESIDETDFEQYYPGPDKWLSVTVVPGETTAAVYVADVTDRRRREQAMSRLRAERDRTAVVEGVLADVLRGLVGAQSRDEIADAICAAFGAAELFTVAWVGERAVDGDELEVRAAADDTERTFDAVRDALADSEQTPEEVAVDTGQLEVRQELPENPEVPRPVRRAAFADGVQSALAIPLRYGSNVHGVVGVYTDEFDTVSERERTSFETLGEVAGFAVTAARNRSLLLSDTVTEVVFDVSDTALASLSRRADTTLSLDGLVAEQADELLCYVSADDANAAAVAAAAEETAGITRGRVVGADPSSRLELAVTGKTPLVTVTSLGGTVRAAEFESGSGRLVVELPASSDVRRMVHAVTREYDVSVTAKREREHSVSTSREFRDEVGDELTERQETVLRTAYFADYFESPRGSTAEEVGDSLDITGSTLLHHLRTGQRKLLDAYFEADGERQ
- a CDS encoding response regulator transcription factor yields the protein MTDSESSADVRALVVDDEKEVADAYALRLRGFCSFETAYDGRDALAVVEDETIDVVLLDRRMPGLSGDEVLAELDDRDYRGRVIMVTAIDPELDVLELPFDDYLCKPVDQEDLRDAVDQQRRVLAYDLLGEYFSAQSKREVIEAELPPETRTNHEGYQSVSTRADTLRERVGRLLNDTSALDAFESIDRGKL
- a CDS encoding AIM24 family protein, whose product is MDVSQFTSEHGPTESDEQFQLENQYLLDVAVDGSLVAKAGSMVAFTGDLSFTGSASAEGGIKGFLKEAASGEGTPVMTVEGQGDVYLADQQKKIQVLQLDAGEAITVNGEDVLAFEDGVDYEISTIDSLAGSFAGGFTNVYLEGPGTVAITTHGDPVVLEPPVSTDPSATVAWSGVSPEVEVNTNLSDMVGQESGERFQMDFDGASGFVVVQPHEEL